The Sphingobium sp. BYY-5 genome contains a region encoding:
- a CDS encoding peptide MFS transporter — protein MATAITDPAEAGKSWLGHPRGLFLLFFVEMWERFSFYGMRALLIFYLTQHFLFSDRDASYAYGAYMSLIYISPLMGGYLADRYLGQRKAVLFGGIVIAIGHLILGMESDNAGSMGLGLFWLGLATVITGTGFLKSSASALVGQLYPRDDMRRDPAYTIFYMGINVGGTIGPIICGYLGQVWGWHWGFGAASVGMTAGALGFAFCKPMLQGKGEPADPVRLAEKVGGLISREWLVYLLSLLAIPVCWFLIQNHNIVGWGLGIAGPLMVGYILWEAFGRLHGADRHRMLAALFLLVINPIFWGLYEQTGSSLNLFADRYTDRTMLGVDVPASVFQSLNAAYILIFGPVMAGLWIWLARRGWEPSTPAKFGIAIVLVGVGFLVLDAGTGAPGTLTPILFIFLLYLCHTIGELCLSPVGLSAMSSLAPSRMVGLMMGIWFLAMALGEYAAGVISAATGNAEGVASRDAMLAVFDSIGWWSVGFGIAVMAVAPLVKRLMHTKQIDTKKGDIAR, from the coding sequence ATGGCGACCGCAATCACCGATCCGGCGGAGGCTGGCAAAAGCTGGCTCGGCCATCCGCGCGGGCTGTTCCTGCTCTTCTTCGTGGAGATGTGGGAACGTTTTTCCTTCTATGGAATGCGCGCGCTGCTGATTTTCTACCTGACGCAGCATTTCCTCTTTTCCGACCGCGACGCCAGCTACGCCTATGGCGCCTATATGTCGCTCATCTATATTTCGCCGCTGATGGGCGGCTATCTGGCCGACCGTTATCTGGGGCAGCGCAAGGCGGTGCTGTTCGGGGGCATCGTCATCGCCATCGGCCACCTCATCCTGGGGATGGAAAGCGACAATGCGGGATCGATGGGGCTGGGCCTGTTCTGGCTGGGCCTCGCCACCGTCATCACCGGCACCGGCTTCCTCAAGTCCAGCGCCTCCGCGCTGGTGGGCCAACTCTATCCCCGCGACGACATGCGCCGCGACCCGGCCTATACGATCTTCTACATGGGCATCAATGTGGGTGGCACCATTGGCCCCATCATCTGCGGCTATCTGGGCCAGGTATGGGGCTGGCACTGGGGCTTCGGCGCCGCTTCGGTCGGCATGACCGCCGGCGCGCTGGGCTTCGCCTTCTGCAAGCCGATGTTGCAGGGCAAGGGGGAGCCGGCCGATCCCGTCCGCCTGGCGGAGAAGGTTGGCGGCCTCATCAGCCGGGAGTGGCTGGTCTATCTCCTCAGCCTGCTGGCGATCCCGGTCTGCTGGTTCCTGATCCAGAATCACAACATCGTCGGCTGGGGCCTGGGCATCGCGGGGCCGTTGATGGTCGGCTATATATTGTGGGAAGCGTTCGGGCGGCTGCACGGGGCGGACCGGCACCGGATGCTCGCCGCGCTCTTCCTGCTGGTCATCAACCCCATTTTCTGGGGCCTCTACGAACAGACCGGCTCTTCGCTCAACCTGTTCGCCGACCGCTATACCGACCGGACGATGCTGGGCGTCGATGTGCCTGCCTCCGTCTTCCAGTCGCTGAACGCGGCCTATATCCTGATCTTCGGGCCGGTGATGGCGGGCCTATGGATATGGCTCGCCAGACGCGGGTGGGAACCGTCGACCCCCGCCAAGTTCGGCATCGCCATCGTCCTGGTGGGCGTGGGTTTCCTGGTCCTGGACGCGGGCACCGGCGCGCCCGGAACGTTGACGCCGATACTCTTCATCTTCCTCCTCTATCTCTGCCACACGATCGGCGAGCTGTGCCTGTCGCCCGTGGGGCTTTCGGCCATGTCGAGCCTGGCGCCGTCGCGCATGGTGGGGTTGATGATGGGCATCTGGTTCCTGGCCATGGCGCTGGGCGAATATGCCGCAGGCGTGATTTCCGCAGCGACCGGCAATGCGGAAGGCGTCGCGTCGCGCGACGCCATG
- a CDS encoding nitroreductase, which translates to MFNDRSSPLALLQTRRSGKPRDLVAPGPDDGQLRQILDVALRTPDHGKLAPWRFVIVPLEKRAALGDLLETAYRAEKPDAGRLEIEAMHQFAHQAPVLVVALSAPVAGSKIPVWEQELSAGAAIMNLLHATHALGFAGGWLTGWPSYNEDVRAAFGREGEKIAGFVFIGTPGKPQEERPRPDYDATISVWDR; encoded by the coding sequence ATGTTCAACGACCGTTCCAGCCCGCTCGCCCTGCTTCAGACCCGCCGTTCCGGCAAGCCCCGCGACCTCGTCGCGCCCGGCCCCGACGACGGCCAGTTGCGGCAGATATTGGACGTTGCGCTGCGCACGCCCGACCATGGCAAGCTGGCGCCCTGGCGCTTCGTGATCGTGCCGCTGGAAAAGCGGGCGGCGCTGGGCGATTTGCTGGAAACGGCCTATCGCGCCGAAAAGCCCGACGCCGGACGGCTGGAGATCGAGGCGATGCACCAGTTCGCGCATCAGGCGCCGGTCCTGGTGGTAGCGCTCTCCGCGCCGGTCGCGGGCAGCAAGATCCCGGTCTGGGAACAGGAATTGTCGGCGGGCGCGGCGATCATGAACCTGCTTCATGCCACCCATGCGCTGGGTTTTGCCGGCGGCTGGCTCACCGGCTGGCCGAGCTATAATGAAGATGTGCGCGCCGCCTTCGGTCGGGAGGGCGAGAAGATCGCCGGCTTCGTCTTCATCGGGACTCCGGGCAAACCGCAGGAAGAACGGCCCCGGCCAGATTATGACGCGACCATATCCGTTTGGGACAGATAA
- a CDS encoding GntR family transcriptional regulator, translated as MADESKPVYLRLREIIAASILDGEFSDGDLLPSVRAFAAAQGANPLTVAKAYQSFQDDGLVVVKRGVGMFVADGATRRLRSAERERFLETIWPPVAAQIKRLGLRIDELDLAKA; from the coding sequence ATGGCTGACGAATCCAAACCCGTCTATCTCCGCCTGCGGGAGATCATTGCCGCCTCCATCCTGGATGGGGAATTTTCCGATGGCGACCTGCTCCCCTCGGTGCGCGCCTTCGCGGCGGCGCAGGGGGCCAATCCGCTGACGGTGGCCAAGGCTTATCAGAGCTTTCAGGATGACGGTCTGGTGGTGGTGAAACGCGGTGTCGGCATGTTCGTCGCCGACGGCGCCACCCGCCGCCTGCGCAGCGCCGAACGCGAACGTTTCCTGGAAACAATATGGCCCCCGGTCGCGGCGCAGATCAAGCGGCTGGGCCTGCGGATCGACGAACTGGACCTGGCGAAGGCCTGA
- a CDS encoding tetratricopeptide repeat protein, producing MRRSRLFLLTGAAALLLGGAGLWQWRAHERDGSAALARGLAALDKGDARSARVELMNAIKRHPGRAQAHAAQARALAELGDGAGAQAEVERARALGWPAAQSRAVMAQALLLQGDLDGALREAQAPDVPQASAVEAARVVARASLAKGDPDSARAALERALAIAPDDAENWIDLSRFRLATGDQAGAIQAADRAVAIAPANARGLTLRGELIRAQYGLTAALPWFDRALAANPDSLPALEQYAATLADAGQASKALSLSRRILALDPSNPRAWMIQAVMAARAGKADLARALLDRTRGRLDSEPATQLLRGVLHLEDGNAVLATDALAPLVDAQPDNRTARILLGRAYYLNGDFATAAATIAPIVAQRDADPYALTLAARAQEGMGNRAMAADMLARADWPVRAAADPFASPHDAMLANGPAPADATTARGNIPYIRALLSTGRAGDAVARARLLSRANPGAPAAWLILGDALGAASQPRDAARAYESAANIRFDRDAALRLAAAWGRAGNPARAAQVVQIFLAQNPNDVEAQRLAADIAAQAQDWRSALRMLRAVRARIGDNDAVLMADLARAALESGDRTTARAYAAHAYRLMPGNPMTADMLGWVLLRTGEKGPAAVDLLEKAVALAPGAPALQMHLGQAYIAAGRKGEAKLALGRAAAVAGFDGRREAMDALAAL from the coding sequence TCGCCGCGCTGGACAAGGGGGACGCCCGCAGCGCGCGGGTCGAATTGATGAATGCGATCAAGCGCCATCCCGGCCGGGCGCAGGCCCATGCCGCGCAGGCGCGCGCGCTGGCCGAACTGGGCGACGGCGCCGGTGCGCAGGCGGAAGTGGAACGCGCCCGCGCGCTTGGCTGGCCCGCTGCTCAAAGCCGTGCCGTGATGGCGCAGGCACTGTTGTTGCAGGGCGATCTGGACGGCGCGCTGCGCGAGGCGCAGGCACCGGACGTGCCGCAGGCATCCGCCGTCGAGGCGGCGCGTGTGGTCGCGCGCGCCTCTCTGGCGAAGGGTGATCCGGACAGCGCGCGGGCGGCGCTGGAGCGGGCCCTGGCGATCGCCCCCGATGATGCGGAAAACTGGATCGACCTCAGCCGGTTCCGCCTGGCGACCGGCGACCAGGCGGGGGCGATCCAGGCCGCCGACCGGGCGGTGGCGATCGCGCCGGCCAATGCCAGGGGGCTGACCCTGCGCGGCGAGTTGATCCGCGCCCAATATGGCCTGACCGCCGCCTTGCCCTGGTTCGATCGCGCGCTGGCTGCCAATCCGGATTCCCTGCCCGCGCTGGAGCAATATGCCGCGACGCTTGCCGATGCGGGACAGGCGAGCAAGGCGCTCAGCCTGTCGCGCCGTATCCTGGCGCTCGATCCGTCCAACCCGCGCGCCTGGATGATCCAGGCGGTGATGGCGGCGCGAGCGGGCAAGGCGGATCTGGCTCGTGCCCTGCTGGATCGCACGCGCGGGCGGCTGGATAGCGAGCCGGCGACGCAGTTGCTGCGCGGCGTGCTGCATCTGGAGGATGGCAATGCGGTGCTCGCCACCGATGCGCTCGCGCCGCTGGTCGATGCGCAGCCGGACAACCGCACCGCCCGCATCCTGCTGGGCCGGGCCTATTATCTGAACGGTGATTTCGCCACGGCCGCCGCCACGATCGCGCCGATCGTCGCCCAGCGGGACGCCGATCCCTATGCGCTGACGCTGGCCGCCCGTGCGCAGGAGGGCATGGGCAATCGCGCCATGGCCGCCGACATGCTCGCCCGCGCCGACTGGCCGGTTCGCGCGGCCGCCGATCCGTTCGCCAGCCCGCATGACGCCATGCTGGCGAACGGTCCCGCGCCTGCCGACGCCACAACCGCACGCGGCAATATCCCCTATATCCGTGCGCTGCTCAGCACCGGCCGGGCGGGTGATGCCGTTGCGCGCGCCCGGCTGCTCAGCCGCGCCAATCCCGGCGCGCCTGCCGCCTGGCTGATCCTGGGGGATGCGTTGGGCGCGGCGAGCCAGCCAAGGGACGCCGCGCGCGCCTATGAGAGCGCCGCCAATATCCGTTTCGACCGGGACGCCGCGCTGCGCCTTGCCGCCGCCTGGGGCAGGGCGGGCAACCCCGCCCGCGCCGCTCAGGTGGTGCAGATTTTTCTGGCGCAGAACCCCAATGACGTGGAGGCGCAGCGCCTTGCCGCCGATATTGCCGCCCAGGCGCAGGACTGGCGCAGTGCGCTGCGGATGCTGCGCGCCGTCCGCGCCCGGATCGGCGACAATGACGCGGTGCTGATGGCCGACCTCGCCCGCGCGGCGCTGGAAAGCGGGGATCGCACGACCGCGCGCGCCTATGCCGCCCATGCCTATCGGCTGATGCCCGGCAACCCGATGACCGCCGACATGCTCGGCTGGGTGCTGCTGCGTACCGGTGAGAAGGGACCGGCCGCCGTCGATCTGCTGGAAAAGGCAGTGGCGCTGGCGCCGGGCGCGCCCGCGCTCCAGATGCATCTGGGGCAGGCCTATATTGCGGCGGGACGCAAGGGGGAGGCGAAGCTGGCGCTGGGCCGCGCGGCGGCGGTGGCGGGGTTTGACGGACGTCGGGAAGCTATGGACGCGCTGGCGGCGCTGTAA